From Amycolatopsis sp. cg9, one genomic window encodes:
- a CDS encoding carbohydrate ABC transporter permease produces the protein MTTTAAPRKRAYGKGSLTLATWVIAILFVFPLLWMILTAFKQEADAYTDPPKLLFTPTFDQIGNVLSGGFLPYVSNSAFVTILSTALVLLFGVPAAYALSLAPVKGTSNALGFFLSTKMLPIVAAIIPLYIISQNTELLDTVWALVILYTSMNLPLAIWMMRSFFLEVPHEMIEAGRIDGANLPTLLRKIIMPVVAPGIAATALICVIFSWTEFFYAVNLTAARAGTVPVFLVGFITSEGLYWAQLSAAALLASLPVMIVGWIAQNHLVRGLSMGAVK, from the coding sequence ATGACCACGACCGCCGCACCCCGCAAGCGGGCCTACGGCAAGGGGTCGCTGACCCTGGCGACCTGGGTGATCGCGATCCTGTTCGTCTTCCCGCTGCTGTGGATGATCCTCACGGCGTTCAAGCAGGAGGCGGACGCCTACACCGACCCGCCCAAACTGCTGTTCACCCCGACGTTCGACCAGATCGGCAACGTCCTGAGCGGCGGGTTCCTGCCGTACGTGTCCAACTCGGCGTTCGTCACGATCCTTTCGACGGCGCTGGTGCTGCTCTTCGGCGTCCCGGCGGCGTACGCGCTGTCGCTGGCGCCGGTCAAGGGCACGTCGAACGCGCTCGGGTTCTTCCTCTCGACGAAGATGCTGCCGATCGTGGCGGCGATCATCCCGCTGTACATCATTTCCCAGAACACCGAGCTGCTCGACACGGTGTGGGCGCTGGTCATCCTCTACACGTCGATGAACCTGCCGCTGGCGATCTGGATGATGCGGTCGTTCTTCCTCGAGGTGCCGCACGAGATGATCGAGGCGGGCCGGATCGACGGCGCGAACCTGCCGACGCTGCTGCGCAAGATCATCATGCCGGTGGTCGCGCCCGGGATCGCGGCGACGGCGCTGATCTGCGTCATCTTCTCCTGGACCGAGTTCTTCTACGCGGTCAACCTGACGGCGGCGCGGGCCGGCACGGTGCCGGTGTTCCTCGTCGGGTTCATCACCAGTGAGGGCCTGTACTGGGCCCAGCTTTCCGCCGCCGCGCTGCTGGCTTCGCTGCCGGTGATGATCGTCGGCTGGATCGCCCAGAACCACCTCGTCCGGGGGCTGTCGATGGGAGCGGTGAAGTAG
- the deoC gene encoding deoxyribose-phosphate aldolase, protein MTATTSTSAAPATPAPLADATRDDASLRRFLLGLPGVDQVGVEQRAAGLGTRSIKKDAKRWAIDTAISMVDLTTLEGADTRGKVRALAAKAVRPDPERQDTPRVAAVCVYPDMVATAVEALEGSGVHVASVATGFPAGRTSREIKLADTKIAVDAGAHEVDMVIDRGAFLEGRYMDVFEEIQAIKAACGDAHLKVILETGELATYDNVRRASWLALLAGGDFIKTSTGKVSPAATLPVTHIMLQAVHDWHVQTGELRGVKPAGGIRTTKDAIKYLVAVHEVAGERWLVPDLFRFGASSLLNDLLLQRRTQVDGHYSGPDYVTVD, encoded by the coding sequence ATGACAGCCACGACCAGCACGTCAGCGGCGCCGGCCACCCCGGCACCGCTGGCGGACGCGACTCGCGACGACGCGAGCCTGCGCCGCTTCCTGCTCGGGCTGCCCGGTGTCGACCAGGTCGGCGTCGAGCAGCGCGCGGCGGGCCTCGGCACGCGCAGCATCAAGAAGGACGCCAAGCGGTGGGCCATCGACACCGCCATCTCCATGGTCGACCTGACCACCCTGGAGGGCGCCGACACCCGCGGCAAGGTCCGGGCGCTGGCCGCGAAGGCCGTCCGCCCCGACCCCGAGCGCCAGGACACCCCGCGCGTCGCCGCCGTCTGCGTGTACCCGGACATGGTCGCCACCGCCGTCGAAGCGCTCGAGGGCAGCGGCGTCCACGTCGCGAGCGTCGCGACCGGCTTCCCCGCCGGGCGCACCAGCCGGGAGATCAAGCTGGCCGACACCAAGATCGCCGTCGACGCCGGCGCGCACGAAGTCGACATGGTGATCGACCGCGGCGCCTTCCTCGAGGGCCGCTACATGGACGTCTTCGAGGAGATCCAGGCCATCAAGGCCGCGTGCGGCGACGCCCACCTCAAGGTCATCCTCGAGACCGGCGAGCTGGCGACCTACGACAACGTCCGGCGCGCGTCGTGGCTGGCGCTGCTGGCCGGCGGCGACTTCATCAAGACCTCCACCGGCAAGGTCTCCCCCGCCGCGACGCTGCCGGTCACGCACATCATGCTGCAGGCCGTCCACGACTGGCACGTCCAGACCGGCGAGCTGCGCGGCGTCAAGCCCGCCGGCGGGATCCGGACCACGAAGGACGCGATCAAGTACCTCGTCGCCGTGCACGAGGTCGCCGGCGAGCGGTGGCTGGTGCCGGACCTGTTCCGGTTCGGCGCGTCCAGCCTGCTCAACGACCTGCTGCTGCAGCGCCGCACCCAGGTGGACGGCCACTACAGCGGCCCCGACTACGTGACGGTGGACTGA
- a CDS encoding aldehyde dehydrogenase family protein translates to MSDRISVAKTYKLYIGGKFPRSESGRVYPVTDAKGKFLANAAHASRKDVRDAVVAARKAFPGWSSATAYNRGQVLYRVAEVLEGRRDQFVAEVSASEGLAPKKAESIVDAAIDRWVWYAGWTDKIATVLGAANPVAGPYFSFTVPEPTGVVGVLAPQGSSLLGLVEVLAPVLATGSTAVVVSSAERPLPAITLSEVLATSDVPGGVANILTGHASELGSWLASHGDVNALDPTGATPADRPDLAREAANTVKRVLRVPEAEPDWTTAPDLTRLRRYLEAKTVWHPLGV, encoded by the coding sequence ATGTCTGATCGGATCTCCGTCGCCAAGACGTACAAGCTGTACATCGGCGGCAAATTCCCGCGTTCGGAGTCCGGCCGGGTGTACCCGGTGACGGACGCGAAGGGCAAGTTCCTGGCCAACGCGGCGCACGCGTCCCGCAAGGACGTCCGCGACGCGGTGGTGGCGGCCCGGAAGGCGTTCCCCGGCTGGTCTTCCGCCACGGCCTACAACCGCGGCCAAGTGCTCTACCGGGTGGCCGAGGTGCTGGAGGGCCGCCGCGACCAGTTCGTCGCGGAAGTGTCCGCTTCGGAGGGACTGGCACCGAAGAAGGCCGAGTCCATTGTGGACGCGGCGATCGACCGCTGGGTCTGGTACGCGGGCTGGACGGACAAGATCGCCACGGTCCTCGGCGCGGCGAACCCGGTGGCGGGCCCGTACTTCTCGTTCACCGTCCCGGAGCCGACCGGCGTGGTCGGGGTGCTGGCGCCGCAGGGCTCGTCCCTGCTGGGCCTGGTCGAGGTCCTGGCCCCGGTCCTGGCCACCGGCTCGACGGCGGTGGTGGTCTCGAGCGCGGAGCGCCCCCTCCCGGCGATCACGCTGTCCGAGGTCCTGGCGACGTCGGACGTCCCGGGCGGCGTGGCGAACATCCTGACGGGCCACGCCTCGGAGCTGGGCTCGTGGCTGGCTTCGCACGGCGACGTCAACGCGCTGGACCCGACGGGAGCCACCCCGGCCGACCGCCCGGACCTGGCCCGCGAAGCGGCGAACACGGTGAAGCGGGTCCTGAGGGTCCCGGAGGCGGAGCCGGACTGGACGACAGCCCCGGACCTGACCCGGCTGCGGCGGTACCTGGAGGCGAAGACGGTCTGGCACCCGCTGGGCGTCTGA
- a CDS encoding sugar ABC transporter substrate-binding protein, whose translation MAVRKLLTLLAATSLVATGCAGAGSVGQGNSTLVIAIVSNPQMKDAISLAPEFEKVTGINLKFVSLPENQARAKITASTATEGGEFDVVMISNYEAPQWAANGWLENLEPHMAATQGYDEGDFIPSIKQSLSYQNQMYAVPFYGESSFLAYRKDLFEKAGLTMPAKPTWQQIAGFAAKLDDKANGVAGICLRGKPGWGESLAPFTTVANTFGAQWFDKDWNAKLTSPEFEEAANFYVNLIREHGEVGASSAGFSECGTRYTQGNAAMWYDATVMAGTNEDPSSSKIVGKSGYTAAPVVKTQASGWLYTWALGIPKVAKDKDAAWKFMAWMTDKAYVQKVGQTYGWNRVPPGVRQSTYDIPDYAKAAAAYAKPTLDGIADANQQKVMANPVPYPGIQFVGIPEFQDLGTRVSQQLSAAIAGRQSVDDALKQSQDYAQTVGDSYKAVQ comes from the coding sequence GTGGCCGTGCGTAAGCTGCTCACCCTCCTCGCCGCGACGTCGCTGGTGGCCACCGGGTGCGCGGGCGCCGGTTCGGTCGGCCAGGGCAACTCGACACTCGTCATCGCGATCGTGTCCAACCCGCAGATGAAGGACGCGATCTCGCTCGCGCCCGAGTTCGAGAAGGTCACCGGCATCAACCTGAAGTTCGTGTCGCTGCCGGAAAACCAGGCCCGCGCGAAGATCACCGCGTCGACCGCCACCGAGGGCGGCGAGTTCGACGTCGTCATGATCAGCAACTACGAGGCCCCGCAGTGGGCGGCCAACGGCTGGCTCGAGAACCTCGAACCGCACATGGCGGCCACCCAGGGCTACGACGAAGGCGACTTCATCCCCAGCATCAAGCAGTCGCTGTCGTACCAGAACCAGATGTACGCGGTGCCGTTCTACGGCGAGTCGTCGTTCCTGGCCTACCGCAAGGACCTCTTCGAGAAGGCCGGGCTCACCATGCCGGCCAAGCCGACGTGGCAGCAGATCGCCGGCTTCGCCGCGAAGCTCGACGACAAGGCCAACGGCGTCGCCGGCATCTGCCTGCGCGGCAAGCCCGGCTGGGGCGAGAGCCTCGCGCCGTTCACCACGGTGGCCAACACCTTCGGCGCCCAGTGGTTCGACAAGGACTGGAACGCCAAGCTGACGTCGCCGGAGTTCGAGGAAGCCGCGAACTTCTACGTGAACCTGATCCGCGAGCACGGCGAGGTCGGCGCCTCCAGCGCCGGGTTCTCCGAGTGCGGCACGCGCTACACCCAGGGCAACGCGGCGATGTGGTACGACGCGACGGTCATGGCGGGCACCAACGAGGACCCGTCGAGCAGCAAGATCGTCGGCAAGTCCGGGTACACGGCGGCGCCGGTCGTCAAGACGCAGGCCAGCGGCTGGCTCTACACCTGGGCGCTGGGCATCCCGAAGGTCGCCAAGGACAAGGACGCGGCCTGGAAGTTCATGGCCTGGATGACCGACAAGGCGTACGTGCAGAAGGTCGGCCAGACCTACGGCTGGAACCGCGTCCCGCCGGGCGTGCGTCAGTCCACTTACGACATTCCCGACTACGCCAAGGCCGCCGCGGCCTACGCGAAGCCCACTTTGGACGGGATCGCGGACGCGAACCAGCAGAAGGTCATGGCGAACCCGGTGCCCTACCCGGGCATCCAGTTCGTCGGCATCCCCGAGTTCCAGGACCTCGGCACCCGGGTGAGCCAGCAGCTGTCGGCGGCGATCGCCGGGCGCCAGTCCGTCGACGACGCGCTGAAGCAGTCCCAGGACTACGCCCAGACCGTGGGCGACTCCTACAAGGCGGTGCAGTGA
- a CDS encoding carbohydrate ABC transporter permease produces MSTLSVDTPKPQAHAKTAEKRGLSTAAKRRLPLLPALVFVIAVTQLPFLLTVFYSFQSWNLVRPGSRHFVGLDNYIDVFSDTTFLVALLNTVVLTVVCVLVALLLGLGLAILLDRKFFGRGVVRTLLITPFLILPAAGALLWKTTMFDPTYGLLHFVFGTDVDWLSEFPLASVMAQIVWQWTPFMMLLILAGLQSQSKEVLEAAAVDGASRWRTFVSITLPHLSRFLQLATLLGAIYIVNSFDAIFLMTQGGPGTASTNLPYYIYQRAFEGFDVGQSSAMGVVVVILTMIVATFALRLMFRTFSVSGGIK; encoded by the coding sequence ATGTCCACGCTCTCGGTAGATACGCCCAAGCCCCAGGCACACGCCAAGACCGCGGAGAAACGCGGCCTGAGCACCGCGGCCAAGCGGCGGCTGCCGCTGCTGCCCGCGCTGGTCTTCGTCATCGCGGTGACGCAGCTGCCGTTCCTGCTCACCGTGTTCTACTCGTTCCAGTCGTGGAACCTGGTCCGCCCGGGTTCGCGGCACTTCGTCGGCCTGGACAACTACATCGACGTCTTCAGCGATACGACGTTCCTGGTCGCGCTGCTCAACACCGTGGTGCTGACCGTGGTGTGCGTGCTGGTCGCGCTGCTGCTGGGCCTCGGCCTGGCGATCCTGCTCGACCGGAAGTTCTTCGGCCGCGGCGTCGTCCGGACGCTGCTGATCACGCCGTTCCTCATCCTGCCGGCGGCCGGCGCGCTGCTGTGGAAGACGACGATGTTCGACCCGACCTACGGGCTGCTGCACTTCGTCTTCGGCACCGACGTCGACTGGCTTTCGGAGTTCCCGCTGGCCTCGGTGATGGCGCAGATCGTGTGGCAGTGGACGCCGTTCATGATGCTGCTCATCCTGGCCGGCCTGCAGAGCCAGTCCAAAGAGGTCCTGGAAGCGGCCGCTGTGGACGGTGCGAGCCGGTGGCGGACGTTCGTGTCCATCACGCTGCCGCACCTGTCCCGGTTCCTGCAGCTGGCGACGCTGCTGGGCGCGATCTACATCGTGAACAGCTTCGACGCGATCTTCCTGATGACCCAGGGCGGCCCGGGCACGGCGAGCACGAACCTGCCGTACTACATCTACCAGCGCGCGTTCGAAGGCTTCGACGTCGGCCAGTCGTCCGCGATGGGCGTGGTCGTCGTGATCCTGACGATGATCGTCGCGACCTTCGCGCTGCGCTTGATGTTCCGCACGTTCTCCGTGAGCGGAGGGATCAAATGA
- a CDS encoding cytochrome P450 — translation MTAVHEFPMTRTCPFAPPPAYEEIREEQPVSRVRLPDGGQAWAVTRLEDVRTVLNDRRFSADRQHPDFPQLVKGGFRRQGDERTMITMDAPEHGPARKAVLGEFTVRRMEALRPRIQEIVDERIDALLAGPNPGDLVEALSLPVPSLVICEMLGVPYTDHDFFQTHTAKLIKRSTSAEDRRAAFDTIRGYMADLIATKEANPPDDLLGRQIVKLREDGTYRREQLAATGFLLLVAGHETTANMISLSTVAFLRNPEQLAAIKADPGKTLDAVEEMLRYWTIVDAATARLCVEDIEVGGRLIRAGEGVLALGYAANRDPRAFENADELDIERGARHHVAFGFGPHQCLGQNLARMELQIVFDTLFRRVPSLALGAPVDDLPFKDDANIYGLYRLPVTW, via the coding sequence ATGACCGCGGTCCACGAGTTCCCGATGACCCGCACGTGCCCGTTCGCGCCGCCGCCGGCGTACGAGGAGATCCGCGAGGAGCAGCCGGTCTCGCGGGTGCGGCTGCCCGACGGCGGCCAGGCCTGGGCGGTCACCCGCCTCGAGGACGTCCGCACGGTGCTGAACGACCGGCGCTTCAGCGCCGACCGCCAGCACCCGGACTTCCCGCAGCTGGTCAAGGGCGGGTTCCGGCGGCAGGGCGACGAGCGCACCATGATCACCATGGACGCGCCCGAGCACGGGCCGGCCCGCAAGGCCGTGCTCGGCGAGTTCACCGTCCGCCGGATGGAGGCGCTGCGGCCACGGATCCAGGAGATCGTCGACGAGCGGATCGACGCACTGCTGGCCGGCCCGAATCCCGGTGACCTGGTCGAGGCGCTGTCGCTGCCGGTGCCGTCGCTGGTGATCTGCGAGATGCTCGGCGTCCCGTACACCGACCACGACTTCTTCCAGACCCACACGGCGAAGCTGATCAAGCGCTCGACGTCGGCGGAAGACCGGCGGGCGGCGTTCGACACCATCCGCGGTTACATGGCCGACCTCATCGCCACGAAGGAGGCGAACCCGCCGGACGACCTGCTCGGGCGGCAGATCGTCAAGCTCCGCGAAGACGGCACCTACCGGCGGGAGCAGCTGGCCGCGACCGGGTTCCTGCTGCTGGTGGCCGGGCACGAGACGACGGCGAACATGATCTCGCTGTCCACCGTGGCGTTCCTGCGCAACCCGGAGCAGCTCGCGGCGATCAAGGCCGACCCGGGCAAGACGCTCGACGCGGTCGAGGAGATGCTGCGTTACTGGACGATCGTGGACGCGGCCACGGCGCGCCTGTGCGTCGAGGACATCGAGGTCGGCGGCCGGCTGATCCGGGCCGGCGAAGGCGTGCTGGCGCTGGGTTACGCCGCCAACCGCGACCCGCGGGCGTTCGAAAACGCCGACGAGCTGGACATCGAACGCGGCGCCCGCCACCACGTCGCGTTCGGCTTCGGCCCGCACCAGTGCCTCGGCCAGAACCTGGCCCGCATGGAGCTGCAGATCGTGTTCGACACGCTGTTCCGCCGCGTGCCTTCGCTGGCACTGGGCGCTCCGGTGGACGACCTGCCGTTCAAGGACGACGCGAACATCTACGGCCTGTACCGGCTGCCGGTGACCTGGTAG
- a CDS encoding cytochrome P450: MTEVAEPTTQGDVFPMERSCPFAPPPAYGKLREAGPVHRVELQSGQEAWAITRLEDVRQMLTDPRFSSDRFNPGFPFLTKQGRPVRRNNFTASLINMDPPEHGAARREVVGEFTVRRMKALEPRIQQIVDEHIDAILAGPKPADLVTALSLPVPSLVICELLGVPYDDHEFFQVRSSTLLNRDVDQEVRVKAVDELQGYLDQLVAKKEADPTDDLLGRQILKQREEHGDADHDSLVSLAFLLLIAGHETTANMISLGTVALLENPDQLAIIKNDPGKTLDAVEELLRYFTIAEFATSRVATEDLEIGGQLIREGEGVLGLSYSGNRDPEAFDNPDELDLERGARHHVAFGFGPHQCLGQNLARMELQIVFDTLFRRIPELKLAAPVDRLPFKHDSSIFGLYCLPVTW, from the coding sequence ATGACCGAAGTCGCCGAACCCACCACCCAGGGCGACGTGTTCCCGATGGAGCGCAGCTGTCCGTTCGCCCCACCGCCGGCCTACGGGAAGCTCCGCGAGGCGGGCCCGGTGCACCGCGTCGAGCTGCAGTCCGGCCAGGAAGCGTGGGCGATCACCCGGCTCGAGGACGTCCGGCAGATGCTCACCGACCCGCGGTTCAGCTCCGACCGGTTCAACCCCGGCTTCCCGTTCCTGACCAAGCAGGGCCGGCCGGTCCGGCGGAACAACTTCACCGCGTCGCTGATCAACATGGACCCGCCGGAGCACGGCGCGGCCCGCCGCGAGGTCGTCGGCGAATTCACCGTCCGCCGGATGAAGGCCCTCGAGCCGCGCATCCAGCAGATCGTCGACGAGCACATCGACGCGATCCTGGCCGGGCCGAAGCCCGCCGACCTGGTCACGGCGCTGTCGCTGCCGGTGCCGTCGCTGGTCATCTGCGAGCTGCTCGGCGTGCCCTACGACGACCACGAGTTCTTCCAGGTCCGCAGCTCGACGCTGCTCAACCGGGACGTCGACCAGGAAGTCCGGGTCAAGGCCGTCGACGAGCTGCAGGGCTACCTCGACCAGCTGGTCGCGAAGAAGGAAGCCGACCCGACCGACGACCTGCTCGGCCGCCAGATCCTCAAGCAGCGCGAAGAGCACGGCGACGCCGACCACGACTCGCTGGTTTCGCTGGCCTTCCTGCTGCTCATCGCCGGCCACGAGACCACGGCGAACATGATCTCGCTGGGCACGGTCGCGCTGCTGGAGAACCCGGACCAGCTCGCCATCATCAAGAACGACCCCGGCAAGACGCTCGACGCCGTCGAGGAGCTGCTGCGGTACTTCACCATCGCGGAGTTCGCGACCTCGCGCGTCGCCACCGAGGACCTCGAGATCGGCGGGCAGCTGATCCGCGAGGGCGAGGGCGTGCTCGGGCTGAGCTACTCCGGCAACCGCGACCCGGAGGCCTTCGACAACCCGGACGAGCTCGACCTCGAGCGCGGCGCGCGCCACCACGTCGCCTTCGGCTTCGGGCCGCACCAGTGCCTCGGCCAGAACCTGGCCCGGATGGAGCTGCAGATCGTCTTCGACACGCTCTTCCGCCGGATCCCGGAGCTCAAGCTGGCCGCGCCCGTCGACCGGCTGCCGTTCAAGCACGACTCGTCCATCTTCGGTCTCTACTGCCTGCCCGTGACCTGGTGA
- a CDS encoding ferredoxin: MKIIADTGKCVGAGQCVLTEPALFDQSEDDGTVIVLNETPEGELVEKAREAVHVCPSQALSLQE, translated from the coding sequence ATGAAGATCATCGCGGATACCGGCAAGTGCGTCGGCGCCGGTCAGTGCGTGCTCACCGAGCCCGCGCTGTTCGACCAGAGCGAGGACGACGGCACGGTCATCGTGCTGAACGAGACGCCGGAGGGCGAGCTGGTCGAGAAGGCCCGCGAAGCGGTGCACGTCTGTCCCAGCCAGGCCCTCTCCCTGCAGGAGTAG
- a CDS encoding ABC transporter ATP-binding protein produces MAGVSYEQASRIYPGTHEVRAVDQLDLSVPDGEFLVLVGPSGSGKSTALRMLAGLEDVDEGAIRIGDRDVTHLPPKDRDIAMVFQSYALYPHMTVADNMGFALKLRGLSKADIDAKVAEAAKMLDLTRFLDRKPKALSGGQRQRVAMGRAIVREPSVFLMDEPLSNLDAKLRVETRANIAQLQRRLRTTTIYVTHDQVEAMTMGDRVAVLKDGVLQQCASPRELYENPTNSFVAGFIGSPAMNLATLPLTEGGVQLGDVTLPLPRSVLTAAGDLREVVFGVRPESLQLVSEGGFELVVELVEELGADAYLHGKVGDDRFVVRVDGRTPPRMGDNVRVGLRGEGETHAFHPETTLRLS; encoded by the coding sequence ATGGCGGGAGTCAGTTACGAACAGGCGTCGCGGATCTACCCGGGCACGCACGAGGTGCGGGCGGTCGACCAGCTCGACCTGTCGGTGCCGGACGGCGAGTTCCTGGTCCTGGTCGGGCCGTCGGGCTCGGGCAAGTCGACGGCGCTGCGGATGCTCGCCGGGCTGGAGGACGTCGACGAGGGCGCCATCCGCATCGGCGACCGCGACGTCACGCACCTGCCGCCGAAGGACCGGGACATCGCGATGGTGTTCCAGTCCTACGCGCTGTACCCGCACATGACGGTGGCCGACAACATGGGCTTCGCGCTGAAGCTGCGCGGACTGTCCAAAGCGGACATCGACGCCAAGGTGGCCGAGGCCGCGAAGATGCTGGACCTGACTCGCTTCTTGGACCGCAAGCCGAAGGCGCTGTCCGGCGGGCAGCGGCAGCGCGTCGCGATGGGCCGGGCGATCGTGCGCGAGCCCAGTGTGTTCCTGATGGACGAACCACTGTCCAACCTGGACGCGAAGCTGCGGGTCGAGACCCGGGCGAACATCGCTCAGCTGCAACGCCGGCTCCGGACGACGACCATCTACGTCACGCACGACCAGGTCGAGGCGATGACGATGGGCGACCGGGTGGCGGTGCTCAAGGACGGCGTGCTGCAGCAGTGCGCGTCACCGCGGGAGCTGTACGAGAACCCGACGAACTCGTTCGTGGCGGGCTTCATCGGATCCCCGGCGATGAATCTGGCGACGCTGCCGCTGACCGAAGGCGGCGTCCAGCTCGGTGACGTCACCCTGCCGCTGCCGCGGTCGGTTCTGACGGCCGCCGGGGACCTGCGCGAGGTCGTCTTCGGCGTCCGCCCGGAGTCGCTGCAGCTGGTGTCCGAGGGCGGCTTCGAGCTGGTGGTGGAGCTGGTCGAGGAGCTGGGCGCCGACGCGTACCTGCACGGCAAGGTGGGCGACGACCGTTTCGTCGTCCGCGTCGACGGCCGCACGCCGCCCCGGATGGGCGACAACGTCCGGGTGGGCCTGCGCGGCGAAGGTGAGACGCACGCGTTCCACCCGGAGACGACGCTGCGCCTCTCCTGA
- a CDS encoding aldehyde dehydrogenase family protein, translating to MPVFEYAPAPESRAIANLKDHYKPFINGEFVDGSGEPLKTVNPATEEVLAEVGTASKSDVDTAVKAARKAYTGVWSKMPGTERAKYLFRIARLIQERSRELAVLESLDNGKPIKESRDSDVPTAAAHFFYHAGWADKLEYAGYGPSPKPLGVAGQIIPWNFPLLMLAWKIAPALATGNTVVLKPAETTPLTALVFAEICQQAELPPGVVNILPGAGDIGASIVEHGDIDKIAFTGSTEVGKAIQRQVAGTPKKLTLELGGKAANIVFEDAPLDQAIEGIVNGIFFNQGHVCCAGSRLLVQESVAEEVLEKLRYRVSTLRIGDPLDKNTDIGAINSAEQLAKIRGLVESGDAEGAERWTSPCPVPDRGFFFAPTVFANVHQSMRIAREEIFGPVLSVLTFRTPDEAVAKANNTPYGLSAGIWTEKGSRILWMANQLRAGVVWANTFNRFDPAAPFGGYQESGFGREGGRTGLEAYLDV from the coding sequence ATGCCCGTTTTCGAGTACGCACCGGCGCCGGAGTCGCGCGCCATCGCGAACCTCAAGGACCACTACAAGCCGTTTATCAACGGCGAGTTCGTCGACGGCTCGGGTGAGCCGCTCAAGACGGTCAACCCGGCCACCGAAGAGGTGCTGGCCGAGGTCGGCACCGCGTCGAAGTCCGATGTGGACACCGCGGTCAAGGCCGCGCGCAAGGCGTACACCGGCGTCTGGTCGAAGATGCCGGGCACCGAGCGCGCGAAGTACCTCTTCCGCATCGCCCGGCTGATCCAGGAGCGCTCGCGCGAGCTGGCGGTGCTGGAGAGCCTCGACAACGGCAAGCCGATCAAGGAGTCGCGCGACTCCGACGTCCCGACCGCGGCGGCGCACTTCTTCTACCACGCCGGCTGGGCGGACAAGCTCGAGTACGCGGGGTACGGGCCGTCGCCGAAGCCGCTGGGTGTCGCGGGCCAGATCATCCCGTGGAACTTCCCGCTGCTGATGCTGGCCTGGAAGATCGCGCCGGCGCTGGCCACGGGCAACACCGTCGTCCTCAAGCCCGCGGAGACGACGCCGTTGACCGCGCTGGTCTTCGCGGAGATCTGCCAGCAGGCCGAGCTGCCGCCGGGCGTCGTCAACATCCTCCCGGGCGCGGGCGACATCGGCGCGTCCATCGTGGAGCACGGCGACATCGACAAGATCGCCTTCACCGGCTCGACCGAGGTCGGCAAGGCGATCCAGCGCCAGGTCGCGGGCACGCCGAAGAAGCTGACGCTGGAGCTGGGCGGCAAGGCCGCGAACATCGTGTTCGAGGACGCCCCGCTGGACCAGGCGATCGAGGGCATCGTCAACGGCATCTTCTTCAACCAGGGCCACGTCTGCTGCGCGGGCTCGCGGCTGCTGGTGCAGGAGTCCGTCGCCGAAGAGGTGCTGGAGAAGCTGCGCTACCGGGTCTCGACCCTGCGCATCGGCGACCCGCTGGACAAGAACACCGACATCGGCGCGATCAACTCCGCCGAGCAGCTGGCGAAGATCCGCGGGCTCGTCGAGTCCGGCGACGCCGAAGGCGCGGAGCGCTGGACCAGCCCGTGCCCGGTGCCGGACCGCGGGTTCTTCTTCGCCCCGACGGTGTTCGCGAACGTGCACCAGTCGATGCGGATCGCCCGCGAGGAGATCTTCGGCCCGGTGCTGTCGGTGCTGACGTTCCGCACGCCGGACGAGGCCGTGGCGAAGGCGAACAACACGCCGTACGGGCTTTCGGCGGGCATCTGGACCGAAAAGGGCTCCCGGATCCTGTGGATGGCGAACCAGCTGCGCGCCGGCGTGGTCTGGGCCAACACCTTCAACCGCTTCGACCCCGCCGCCCCGTTCGGCGGCTACCAGGAATCCGGCTTCGGGCGCGAAGGCGGCCGCACCGGGCTGGAGGCTTACCTCGATGTCTGA
- a CDS encoding TetR/AcrR family transcriptional regulator, with amino-acid sequence MTADPETTLRADARRNRDQILAAAKTIFATSGAEVPMEEIARAAGVGVGTLYRRFPDRDALIRAVAMDNFERVLIDAKVIAAEETSSWRALERLLRQSVELQLSVQLAMVSPRALVILKSDPEVRRLRDEILAVLDDFVDGAQAEGKLRQDVAAGDIAILFATLLRQMRAKSPDVAEMAARRCVGIMIDGLSADPGTELPGRPITSRDLDPS; translated from the coding sequence ATGACGGCAGACCCCGAGACCACCCTGCGAGCGGACGCGCGGCGCAACCGCGACCAGATCCTCGCGGCGGCGAAGACCATCTTCGCCACGTCCGGTGCCGAGGTGCCGATGGAGGAGATCGCCCGGGCGGCCGGCGTCGGCGTCGGCACGCTCTACCGCCGCTTCCCGGACCGCGACGCGCTGATCCGCGCCGTCGCGATGGACAACTTCGAGCGCGTGCTGATCGACGCCAAGGTGATCGCGGCCGAGGAGACGTCGTCGTGGCGCGCGCTGGAGCGCCTGCTGCGGCAGTCGGTGGAGCTGCAGCTGAGCGTCCAGCTGGCGATGGTGTCGCCGCGGGCGCTGGTGATCCTGAAGAGCGACCCGGAGGTCCGCCGCCTGCGCGACGAGATCCTGGCGGTCCTGGACGACTTCGTCGACGGCGCGCAGGCCGAGGGCAAGCTCCGCCAGGACGTCGCCGCCGGCGACATCGCGATCCTGTTCGCGACGCTGCTGCGCCAGATGCGCGCGAAGTCCCCGGACGTCGCGGAAATGGCGGCGCGCCGCTGCGTCGGCATCATGATCGACGGCCTCAGCGCCGACCCGGGAACCGAACTCCCGGGGCGGCCGATCACATCCCGTGACCTGGACCCCAGCTGA